From the Mastacembelus armatus chromosome 14, fMasArm1.2, whole genome shotgun sequence genome, one window contains:
- the LOC113142917 gene encoding gamma-aminobutyric acid receptor subunit rho-3-like has translation MRVTLLALRLMCLACLWPVTQLSSSHFPNKRRHKELYVGENTKQKHGGRVDLKMKKLDSTKSLLIKSEQLLRIEDHDFAMRPGFGGSAIPVGIDVQVESIDSISEVNMDFTMTLYLRHYWQDDRLAFPSSSNKSRTFDARLVKKIWVPDVFFVHSKRSFIHDTTMENIMLRVYPDGNILYSVRITVTALCSMDFSSFPLDTQNCSLELESYAYNENDLMLYWKNGNDSLRTDEIVLSQFFIEDFQPSFGLAFYSSTGWYNRLYINFILRRHIFFFMLQTYFPTMLMVMLSWVSFWIDRRAVPARVSLGITTVLTMSTIITGVSASMPQVSYVKAVDIYLWTSFLFVFLSVIEYAAVNYFTTVEEMKKLKRAKIPNSFNTTQAMVFDGCFHDNEIDLASLPEVSTTPNTERNTQSRNSTVSSPPEGTRLRRKHPLKQNLSFIMSNSYMIDSYSRVIFPLAYLLFNIIYWSLYA, from the exons ATGAGAGTGACCCTCCTGGCCTTAAGACTGATGTGCTTGGCCTGTTTGTGGCCTGTCAcccagctcagcagcagccACTTCCCTAACAAGAGGAGACACAAGGAGCTGTATGTTGGggaaaacaccaaacaaaagcACGGAGG ACGAGTGGATCTTAAGATGAAAAAGCTGGATAGCACGAAGTCTCTGCTAATTAAATCTGAACAGCTGCTTCGGATTGAAGACCATGACTTTGCAATGCGGCCGGGCTTTGGGG GTTCAGCCATTCCTGTTGGGATTGACGTCCAGGTGGAAAGCATCGACAGTATATCTGAAGTAAACATG GACTTCACCATGACTTTGTACCTGAGGCATTACTGGCAGGATGATCGCCTGGCCTTCCCCTCCAGCAGCAACAAGAGCCGTACTTTTGATGCACGTCTCGTGAAGAAAATTTGGGTTCCTGACGTGTTCTTTGTCCACTCTAAACGCTCTTTTATCCATGATACAACCATGGAGAACATCATGCTGAGAGTTTATCCAGATGGCAATATCCTCTACAGTGTCAG GATCACTGTGACTGCACTTTGCTCTATGGACTTCAGTAGTTTCCCCCTGGACACGCAGAATTGCTCTCTGGAGCTGGAGAGCT ATGCTTACAATGAGAATGACCTCATGCTCTACTGGAAGAACGGGAATGATTCATTAAGGACTGACGAGATCGTGCTCTCTCAGTTTTTTATTGAAGACTTCCAGCCTTCCTTTGGACTTGCCTTCTACAGCAGTACTG gTTGGTACAATCGACTCTACATAAATTTCATACTCAGAAGACATATCTTCTTCTTCATGCTTCAGACATACTTTCCCACCATGCTGATGGTGATGCTATCCTGGGTGTCTTTCTGGATAGACAGAAGGGCCGTACCTGCCCGTGTCTCCCTGG GCATCACCACGGTTCTGACAATGTCCACCATCATCACTGGTGTCTCAGCCTCTATGCCACAGGTGTCTTACGTCAAAGCTGTAGACATCTACTTGTGGACAagcttcctgtttgtctttctgtctgtcatcGAGTACGCTGCTGTCAACTATTTCACTACagtggaggagatgaagaagcTCAAGAGGGCAAAG ATCCCGAACTCCTTCAACACCACCCAGGCTATGGTCTTCGATGGCTGTTTCCACGACAATGAAATTGACCTGGCTTCTCTCCCAGAAGTCTCAACCACCCCGAATACAGAGAGGAACACCCAGTCACGAAACTCTACTGTCTCTTCACCCCCAGAAGGAACCAGGCTTCGCCGCAAGCaccctttaaaacaaaacctcagCTTCATAATGAGCAACAGCTACATGATCGACTCCTACTCCAGAGTCATATTTCCCCTAGCTTACCTGTTATTCAACATCATTTACTGGAGTTTGTATGCATAG